The following coding sequences are from one Salvia hispanica cultivar TCC Black 2014 chromosome 3, UniMelb_Shisp_WGS_1.0, whole genome shotgun sequence window:
- the LOC125212042 gene encoding uncharacterized protein At2g27730, mitochondrial-like, translating to MATRMAARYISRRLSSSGKVLSEEEKAAENIYIKKMEQEKLEKLAQKGPASGSVADAKPSGGSSSSGTSETPNVSTDKHRNYGVVVGIGTALAAVGWYLGSRKKAVEVQD from the exons ATGGCGACTAGAATGGCTGCTAGATACATCTCGCGCAGGCTATCAAGCAGTGGCAAAGTCCTCAGTGAGGAGGAGAAGGCTGCTGAAAATATCTACATTAAG AAAATGGAACAAGAGAAGCTGGAGAAGCTTGCTCAGAAG GGCCCAGCATCAGGGTCCGTAGCTGATGCTAAACCAAGCGgcggcagcagcagcagcggcaCCTCTGAAACTCCTAATGTTTCAACTGACAAGCACAGAAACTACGGTGTTGTTGTTGGCATCGGTACCGCTTTGGCTGCTGTTGGATGGTACCTGGGTTCAAGGAAGAAAGCTGTTGAAGTGCAGGACTGA